A single genomic interval of Streptomyces sp. BA2 harbors:
- a CDS encoding glycoside hydrolase family 12 protein has protein sequence MTRHTHRTLTRLLLAPTLLAGAALGLASAPAQAAVWSTCDQWGNTTLNGYTLYNNIWGSGAGSQCISAGSGTKWSVRADHPNTSGIKSYPNSKKVIGKPVDSLSSLKSSYDVKVPSAGDYNSSYDIWDTDYHYEIMLWVNYNGNVGPLGTAQGTVSLGGHTWAVYKGTNGANEVFSFLRTSDSSAGTVDILPILKWIKNTKGWMGNETIGDVQFGYEISGSAGGLDFTTNSLTVSGG, from the coding sequence ATGACACGACACACCCACCGCACCCTGACCCGCCTGCTGCTGGCCCCCACCCTGCTGGCGGGCGCGGCGCTCGGGCTCGCCTCCGCCCCGGCCCAGGCCGCCGTCTGGAGCACCTGCGACCAGTGGGGCAACACCACCCTGAACGGCTACACCCTCTACAACAACATCTGGGGCTCGGGCGCGGGCAGCCAGTGCATATCGGCGGGCTCCGGCACCAAGTGGAGCGTGCGCGCCGACCACCCGAACACCAGCGGCATCAAGTCCTACCCCAACTCCAAGAAGGTCATCGGCAAGCCGGTCGACTCGCTGTCCTCGCTGAAGAGCTCGTACGACGTCAAGGTCCCCTCGGCAGGCGACTACAACTCCTCGTACGACATCTGGGACACCGACTACCACTACGAGATCATGCTCTGGGTCAACTACAACGGGAACGTCGGCCCCCTCGGCACCGCCCAGGGCACCGTCAGCCTCGGCGGTCACACCTGGGCGGTCTACAAGGGCACCAACGGCGCCAACGAGGTCTTCTCCTTCCTGCGCACCTCCGACTCGTCGGCCGGGACCGTCGACATCCTCCCGATCCTCAAGTGGATCAAGAACACCAAGGGCTGGATGGGCAACGAGACCATCGGCGACGTGCAGTTCGGCTACGAGATCAGCGGCTCGGCCGGCGGTCTGGACTTCACCACCAACTCCCTGACGGTGTCCGGCGGTTAG
- a CDS encoding ABC transporter permease, protein MAQSTTHTRDTPERAPTEPVEAAPPAKKAPARVPLRHRLRRDRVLLLMVLPALLLLLVFNYVPLIGNVVAFQDYDPYIADNAFQAMAQSPWIGFEHFRHMVEDRLFWQAVRNTLAIFAIQLTLFFPLPIALALFINSFVRPRVRAVAQAILYLPHFFSWVLVITVFQQMFGGAGLVAQVLRDHGHEGFDLMTDPGLFKFLVTFEMVWKDAGWGVIVFLAALAAVSPDLYEASAMDGANRWRRMWHIQLPALRPVVALLLVLQVGNALTVGFEQILLQRTAVGPTASEVLDTYVWNTGLDNGNFGYGAAIGIVKGVFGLLMVLGANKAAHLMGEQGVYKR, encoded by the coding sequence GTGGCCCAGAGTACGACTCACACGCGCGACACCCCCGAGCGGGCGCCCACCGAGCCCGTCGAAGCCGCGCCCCCCGCGAAGAAGGCACCGGCCCGCGTCCCGCTGCGCCACCGGCTGCGCCGCGACCGCGTACTGCTCCTCATGGTGCTGCCCGCGCTGCTGCTCCTGCTCGTCTTCAACTACGTGCCCCTGATCGGCAATGTCGTCGCCTTCCAGGACTACGACCCCTACATCGCCGACAACGCGTTCCAGGCGATGGCGCAGAGCCCCTGGATCGGCTTCGAGCACTTCCGGCACATGGTGGAGGACCGGCTGTTCTGGCAGGCGGTCAGGAACACCCTCGCGATCTTCGCGATCCAGCTCACGTTGTTCTTCCCGCTGCCCATCGCGCTCGCGCTGTTCATCAACAGCTTCGTGCGGCCGCGGGTGCGGGCGGTCGCCCAGGCGATCCTCTATCTGCCGCACTTCTTCTCCTGGGTCCTCGTCATCACGGTCTTCCAGCAGATGTTCGGCGGGGCGGGACTCGTCGCGCAGGTGCTGCGGGACCACGGGCACGAGGGCTTCGACCTGATGACCGACCCGGGCCTGTTCAAGTTCCTCGTCACCTTCGAGATGGTGTGGAAGGACGCGGGCTGGGGCGTCATCGTCTTCCTCGCCGCACTCGCCGCCGTCAGCCCGGATCTCTACGAGGCATCGGCGATGGACGGCGCGAACCGCTGGCGGCGCATGTGGCACATCCAGCTGCCGGCGCTGCGCCCGGTGGTGGCGCTGCTCCTGGTGCTCCAGGTCGGCAACGCGCTCACGGTCGGCTTCGAGCAGATCCTGCTCCAGCGCACCGCCGTGGGCCCCACGGCCTCCGAGGTCCTTGACACCTATGTGTGGAACACCGGCCTGGACAACGGGAACTTCGGCTACGGCGCCGCCATCGGCATCGTCAAGGGCGTCTTCGGCCTCCTGATGGTGCTCGGCGCCAACAAGGCCGCCCACCTCATGGGCGAGCAGGGGGTGTACAAGCGATGA
- a CDS encoding beta-galactosidase, whose product MPSLDDATRGRILFGGDYNPEQWPEEVWLDDVRLMREASVNSVTVGVFSWARLEPRPGEREFGWLDRLMELLHEHGIGVVLATPTSAPPPWLGHLHPETLPRDENGQVEWWGSRQHFAHSSAVYRRYAAAITEDLAARYAHHPALTMWHINNEYCTYDWGDEAAVAFRRWLRAKYASLDALNSAWGSAFWGQSYGSWAEILPPRRAHYMKNPAQVLDFKRFTSDALLECFIAERDIVTAHTPHLPVTTNFMPLWAGQDAWMWAAREDVVSVDIYPDPRDPFGAQQGALVQDMTRSQARGGPWMLMEQAAGPVNWRGVNHPKPRGLNRLWSWQAVARGADAVCYFQWRQSRQGAEKFHSGMVSHAGEHGRTFQEVKELGAELALVGPEVAGTRVTAEVAVLHDWDSWWASGQEGRPSALVDHAEVLSTWHRALWEANIPVDFAHPEHDLTPYRLVVAPHLYLLTDTAIDNLLTYVREGGSLVCGFLTGVADADDRVRPGGMDARLRALFGIRTVHEWWPLEAGESVDCGEFTGTLWSEELQADDSAETVAAYRGGELDGLPALLRRDRAWYLSTLPEPAALRDLLARVAAEAGVRPPLAGLPRAVEAVRRGDLLFLLHHGRGQVTVPVPGRHLDLLTGHATEGAITLGRHGVAVLRRATDDDRGSAPAPRHSPHPGDNT is encoded by the coding sequence ATGCCTTCCCTCGACGACGCTACCCGCGGCCGGATCCTGTTCGGCGGCGACTACAACCCCGAGCAGTGGCCCGAGGAGGTGTGGCTCGACGACGTACGCCTGATGCGCGAGGCCTCCGTCAACTCCGTCACCGTCGGTGTCTTCTCCTGGGCGAGGCTCGAACCCCGGCCGGGTGAGCGGGAGTTCGGCTGGCTGGACCGGCTGATGGAGCTGCTGCACGAGCACGGCATCGGTGTCGTCCTCGCGACGCCGACCTCCGCTCCCCCGCCGTGGCTCGGCCACCTGCACCCCGAGACGCTGCCGCGGGACGAGAACGGGCAGGTGGAGTGGTGGGGCTCGCGCCAGCACTTCGCGCACTCCAGCGCCGTCTACCGCAGGTACGCCGCCGCCATCACCGAGGATCTGGCGGCCCGGTACGCGCACCACCCGGCGCTCACGATGTGGCACATCAACAACGAGTACTGCACCTACGACTGGGGCGACGAGGCGGCGGTGGCGTTCCGCCGCTGGCTCCGCGCGAAGTACGCCTCGCTCGACGCGCTCAACTCGGCTTGGGGAAGCGCCTTCTGGGGCCAGAGCTACGGCAGCTGGGCGGAGATCCTGCCGCCCCGGCGCGCCCACTACATGAAAAATCCCGCCCAGGTGCTCGACTTCAAGCGCTTCACGTCCGACGCGCTGCTCGAGTGCTTCATCGCCGAGCGGGACATCGTCACCGCTCACACCCCGCACCTGCCGGTCACCACCAACTTCATGCCGTTGTGGGCGGGGCAGGACGCGTGGATGTGGGCCGCGCGGGAGGACGTCGTCTCGGTCGACATCTATCCGGATCCCCGGGACCCGTTCGGAGCCCAACAAGGCGCACTGGTACAGGACATGACGCGCTCTCAGGCTCGCGGCGGTCCGTGGATGCTGATGGAGCAGGCGGCAGGGCCGGTCAACTGGCGCGGGGTGAACCACCCCAAGCCGCGCGGTCTGAACCGCCTCTGGTCCTGGCAGGCGGTGGCGCGCGGCGCGGACGCCGTCTGCTACTTCCAGTGGCGCCAGTCCCGGCAGGGCGCGGAGAAGTTCCACTCCGGGATGGTGAGCCACGCGGGCGAGCACGGCCGCACCTTCCAGGAGGTCAAGGAGCTGGGCGCCGAACTGGCCCTGGTGGGCCCCGAGGTGGCGGGCACGCGCGTCACGGCCGAGGTGGCCGTCCTGCACGACTGGGACTCCTGGTGGGCGAGCGGGCAGGAGGGCCGCCCCTCCGCCCTGGTCGACCACGCGGAAGTGCTCAGCACCTGGCATCGCGCGCTGTGGGAGGCGAACATCCCCGTCGACTTCGCCCACCCCGAGCACGACCTGACCCCGTACCGCCTGGTCGTCGCCCCGCACCTCTATCTCCTCACCGACACCGCGATCGACAACCTCCTGACGTACGTACGCGAGGGGGGCTCCCTCGTCTGCGGCTTCCTCACCGGCGTGGCCGACGCGGACGACCGGGTGCGGCCCGGCGGCATGGACGCCCGGCTGCGCGCGCTGTTCGGCATCCGCACCGTGCACGAGTGGTGGCCGCTGGAGGCCGGGGAGAGCGTGGACTGCGGCGAGTTCACCGGCACGCTCTGGTCGGAGGAACTGCAGGCCGACGACAGCGCCGAGACGGTCGCCGCCTACCGGGGCGGCGAGCTCGACGGGCTGCCGGCGCTCCTGCGCCGCGACCGCGCCTGGTACTTGTCCACGCTCCCCGAGCCCGCGGCCCTGCGCGACCTGCTCGCGCGCGTCGCCGCCGAAGCAGGCGTACGGCCCCCGCTCGCAGGCCTCCCCCGCGCAGTGGAGGCCGTACGCCGCGGCGATCTCCTGTTCCTCCTGCACCACGGCCGTGGGCAGGTGACCGTGCCCGTGCCCGGCAGGCACCTCGATCTGCTGACCGGCCACGCGACCGAGGGTGCGATCACCCTCGGCCGCCACGGTGTGGCCGTCCTGCGCCGCGCCACCGACGACGACCGCGGGTCCGCCCCGGCCCCGCGGCACTCCCCCCACCCTGGAGACAACACATGA
- a CDS encoding carbohydrate ABC transporter permease, with product MSVLNFGIRPGSRTGLRPVWEEPPTRAGLATKGVTLTLVCLAVLFPVWVVVVTSLSSVKTITETGGLVVIPRGVTFVHYQELLGGGQVSRATLVSVGVTVVGTLFSMVVSVLCAYGLSRPGSVLHRPILLVIVATMFFGAGLIPTYLVVQGLGLTDTYLSLILPSALNVFNILVLRAFFMGTAQELIESARIDGAGDLRILWRIVMPLSRAVIAVITLFYAVGYWSAWFNASIYLSDPDMMPLQNVMQQLVIKQQRPTGLSQAINTGHLSPLAIQMAVMVLALLPVAVLSPFVQRHFKQGMLTGAVKG from the coding sequence ATGAGCGTGCTGAACTTCGGCATCAGGCCGGGCAGCCGCACCGGTCTGCGTCCGGTGTGGGAGGAACCCCCGACCCGGGCCGGCCTCGCCACCAAGGGCGTGACGCTGACCTTGGTCTGCCTCGCGGTCCTCTTCCCGGTGTGGGTGGTGGTCGTCACCAGCCTCTCCTCGGTGAAGACGATCACCGAGACCGGCGGCCTGGTGGTGATCCCCCGGGGCGTCACCTTCGTCCACTACCAGGAGCTGCTCGGCGGCGGCCAGGTGTCGCGCGCCACGCTGGTCAGCGTGGGCGTCACGGTCGTCGGCACGCTCTTCAGCATGGTGGTGTCCGTCCTGTGCGCGTACGGGCTCTCGCGCCCGGGATCGGTCCTGCACCGCCCGATCCTCCTGGTCATCGTCGCCACGATGTTCTTCGGCGCCGGGCTCATCCCCACCTATCTGGTGGTGCAGGGCCTCGGCCTCACCGACACCTATCTGTCGCTGATCCTGCCGAGCGCCCTGAACGTCTTCAACATCCTCGTCCTGCGGGCGTTCTTCATGGGCACGGCACAGGAGCTGATCGAGAGCGCCCGCATCGACGGAGCCGGGGACCTGCGCATCCTGTGGCGGATCGTCATGCCGCTGTCCCGCGCGGTGATCGCGGTCATCACGCTCTTCTACGCGGTGGGCTACTGGAGCGCGTGGTTCAACGCGTCGATCTACCTCAGCGACCCGGACATGATGCCGCTGCAGAACGTCATGCAGCAGTTGGTGATCAAACAGCAGAGGCCGACGGGCCTGTCCCAGGCGATCAACACGGGGCACCTGTCGCCGCTCGCCATCCAGATGGCCGTGATGGTCCTGGCGCTCCTGCCGGTCGCTGTTCTCTCACCGTTCGTACAGCGGCATTTCAAGCAGGGCATGCTCACCGGCGCAGTGAAGGGCTGA
- a CDS encoding glycoside hydrolase family 3 C-terminal domain-containing protein, giving the protein MTASPPPFRDPELPLDQRVDDLLSRLTGGERIALLHQFAPAVERLGIAPFRTGQEALHGVAWMGPATVFPQAVGLGATWNDVLVRRVGEAVATEARAMRARDDRVGLNLWAPTVNLLRHPLWGRNEEGYSEDPRLTSAIAVAYTRGLRGDHPDHWRTAPVLKHWLAHNNETRRDTSSASVRPRVLHEYDLRAFRAAVEAGAVAGVMPAYNLVNGRPNHLSPYLREHLRTWTEQELLVCSDAGAPSNLVDSEKYFDTHEEATAAALAAGVDSFTDHGTDASVITGRIQRAVEQGLLTGQDIDTAARRHLSVRFRLGEFDPGQGPYADPASHAFDTPEHRALAQEAAEQAIVLLKNHGLLPLPEGTRIAVVGLLADECKTDWYSGTPIHRSTPLDGLRERFGADRVTFTEGADRVRLKCAAGWLRVPHSEEDGGRSGSAETALDPALLAGRTDLPPLTCGPEPTEFALVDWGGGTWTLRAPDGRYLSVADDGFVRASADQPGGWVVQETFALVGHGDGYLIEHTGTGGYVSVAADGVKVADEPEVFTVEFLERGEDAVARAAAEADAVIVVAGNDPHINGRETEDRTTLALPPHQDRLWRAARAANPRTALALVSAYPYAVADAHAELPALLWTAHGGQAAGTALARVVAGDISPAGRLPQTWYAADTDLPDLLDYDIIGSRQTYLYFDGTPLYPFGHGIGYSSFAYEDLTAAREGELVRVAFTVTNTGPVAADEVAQLYTRAPEEAATALALPHRQLAAHRRVHLAAGASCRLEFQLPLPELGFWDVRQDRWAVLPGAYEILAGASSADIRLAGTVHVEGAPLAARPVREAGLAAAGYDEQDGTEIADRARTHGDAVRPRDGGTGELLFRACDFGEGVRDVSVEVAGGGAVDLISGSTATTVTVPATGGVYDYASHTCGFTAAGVRDLRVRLRGPLRLARITFTATATATATATARPRETA; this is encoded by the coding sequence GTGACCGCAAGCCCGCCGCCTTTCCGTGACCCCGAACTGCCCCTGGACCAGCGCGTGGACGACCTGCTGTCCCGGCTGACCGGCGGCGAACGCATCGCGCTCCTGCACCAGTTCGCGCCCGCCGTCGAACGGCTCGGCATCGCTCCGTTCCGCACCGGACAGGAGGCCCTGCACGGCGTCGCCTGGATGGGGCCCGCCACCGTCTTCCCACAGGCGGTCGGACTCGGTGCCACCTGGAACGACGTACTCGTCCGCCGCGTCGGCGAGGCCGTCGCCACCGAGGCGCGGGCCATGCGCGCGCGGGACGACCGCGTCGGCCTCAACCTCTGGGCGCCCACGGTGAACCTCCTGCGCCACCCGCTGTGGGGCAGGAACGAGGAGGGCTACTCGGAGGACCCCCGGCTCACCTCCGCGATCGCCGTCGCCTACACCCGGGGCCTGCGCGGCGACCACCCGGACCACTGGCGCACCGCCCCCGTGCTCAAGCACTGGCTGGCCCACAACAACGAGACGCGCAGGGACACGTCGTCCGCCTCCGTGCGCCCGCGTGTCCTGCACGAGTACGACCTGCGGGCCTTCCGCGCCGCCGTCGAGGCGGGCGCCGTGGCCGGGGTGATGCCCGCGTACAACCTGGTCAACGGCCGCCCCAACCACCTCTCGCCCTACCTGCGCGAGCACCTGCGCACCTGGACGGAACAGGAGCTGCTCGTCTGCTCCGACGCGGGCGCGCCCAGCAACCTCGTGGACTCCGAGAAGTACTTCGACACCCACGAGGAGGCCACCGCGGCGGCACTCGCCGCGGGCGTCGACAGCTTCACCGACCACGGCACTGACGCTTCGGTCATCACCGGGCGCATCCAACGAGCCGTGGAACAGGGCCTGTTGACGGGGCAGGACATCGACACGGCGGCACGCCGTCACCTGTCCGTCCGCTTCCGGCTCGGCGAGTTCGACCCCGGGCAGGGGCCGTACGCGGACCCGGCCTCGCACGCCTTCGACACCCCCGAACACCGCGCGCTCGCCCAGGAGGCCGCCGAGCAGGCCATCGTCCTGCTCAAGAACCACGGTCTGCTCCCGCTGCCCGAAGGCACCCGGATCGCGGTCGTCGGACTCCTCGCCGACGAGTGCAAGACCGACTGGTACAGCGGCACCCCGATCCACCGCAGCACCCCCCTCGACGGACTGCGCGAGCGGTTCGGCGCCGACCGCGTCACCTTCACCGAAGGCGCCGACCGGGTGCGCCTGAAGTGCGCGGCCGGATGGCTCCGCGTGCCGCACTCCGAGGAGGACGGCGGCCGGTCCGGGAGCGCCGAGACAGCCCTGGACCCGGCGCTGCTCGCAGGCCGTACGGATCTGCCGCCCCTGACCTGCGGCCCCGAGCCGACCGAGTTCGCCCTCGTCGACTGGGGAGGCGGCACATGGACGCTGCGTGCCCCCGACGGGCGTTACCTCTCGGTCGCCGACGACGGCTTCGTGCGCGCGTCGGCGGACCAACCCGGCGGATGGGTCGTACAGGAGACGTTCGCGCTGGTCGGTCACGGGGACGGGTACCTCATCGAGCACACAGGGACGGGTGGGTACGTCTCTGTCGCCGCCGACGGCGTGAAGGTTGCCGACGAGCCGGAGGTCTTCACCGTCGAGTTCCTGGAACGCGGCGAGGACGCCGTTGCCCGTGCCGCCGCCGAGGCCGACGCCGTGATCGTCGTCGCCGGGAACGACCCCCACATCAACGGCCGCGAGACCGAGGACCGCACGACGCTCGCTCTGCCGCCCCACCAGGACAGGCTGTGGCGCGCTGCCCGCGCCGCCAACCCCCGCACCGCGCTCGCCCTGGTCTCCGCCTATCCGTACGCGGTCGCCGACGCCCACGCCGAGCTGCCCGCGCTGCTGTGGACCGCACACGGCGGACAGGCCGCGGGCACAGCGCTCGCCCGGGTCGTCGCGGGGGACATCTCCCCGGCCGGGCGCCTCCCGCAGACCTGGTACGCCGCCGACACCGACCTTCCCGACCTGCTCGACTACGACATCATCGGCTCCCGGCAGACCTACCTCTACTTCGACGGCACCCCGCTCTACCCCTTCGGGCACGGCATCGGCTACTCCTCCTTCGCGTACGAGGACTTGACGGCCGCGCGCGAAGGAGAGCTGGTCCGCGTCGCGTTCACCGTCACCAACACCGGACCCGTCGCGGCGGACGAGGTGGCCCAGCTCTACACCCGGGCACCCGAAGAAGCCGCCACCGCCCTCGCCCTGCCGCACCGGCAGCTCGCCGCGCACCGCCGCGTCCACCTCGCTGCCGGGGCTTCCTGCCGCCTGGAGTTCCAACTGCCCCTGCCCGAGCTGGGGTTCTGGGACGTGCGGCAGGACCGCTGGGCCGTGTTGCCCGGCGCGTACGAGATCCTCGCCGGGGCCTCCAGCGCCGACATCCGGCTCGCCGGGACCGTCCACGTCGAGGGCGCCCCGCTCGCCGCCAGGCCGGTGCGGGAGGCCGGCCTGGCGGCGGCCGGCTACGACGAACAGGACGGCACCGAGATCGCCGACCGCGCCAGGACGCACGGCGACGCCGTGCGCCCCCGGGACGGGGGTACGGGTGAACTGCTCTTCCGTGCCTGTGACTTCGGTGAGGGCGTCCGTGACGTCTCGGTCGAGGTGGCGGGCGGGGGAGCCGTCGACCTCATCTCGGGCAGCACCGCAACCACCGTCACCGTCCCGGCCACCGGAGGCGTGTACGACTACGCCTCGCACACCTGCGGCTTCACCGCCGCCGGAGTACGCGATCTGCGCGTGCGGCTGCGGGGCCCCCTGCGCCTCGCCCGGATCACCTTCACCGCCACCGCCACCGCCACCGCCACTGCCACCGCCCGGCCGAGGGAGACCGCATGA
- a CDS encoding extracellular solute-binding protein translates to MTPNSPSSSSHSSRRSFLASSGLAAIAVAGGAPLLAACGGSGSKNEGTTTGKKLKDLLPAYTASELASPDIPAKNGSAAGFTKALPASQLKVSVPQKLGRGGEFTVMAPIWGNVPKQGNPYWTAMDKAAGVRVKWQNQQGDTYGQKLGAVLASSGVPDAVVVPGWELTGKIPSAIANKFADLGPYLSGDKIKEYPNLAAIPTGAWQRSIFGGKLRGLPMPSATTPNIAPFYRTDLFEKEGLEAPTSAQEFFDLCKQLNAPKSKVWACGDMSWAAWSIFGVLPEKPYYWKLVDGKLVNRYETDEYLEALEWSRGLYSAGFVHPDAKAETGSIGDLCAAGKVWMYCQDLSDWYGKAAVQRVDNKKFRMEAFDYFAPDGGAPTLYARPPADIWTFISEKADEKTVRDILALANYTAAPYGSKEQRLRMYGVEGVHHTFKDGVLTKNGKGNNEVFSTYEYLASPAPFVAYPDLPDVTEGMVEWQQRQGAHTKKPLFHGMMIIEPTRYTELNAEFEDLEKDIVRGRKKVGDMRQAAADWKSGGGDKLRDWYKKLLDETGATGDAAS, encoded by the coding sequence ATGACGCCGAACTCCCCCTCCAGCAGCTCTCATTCGAGCCGGAGATCCTTCCTCGCCTCCTCAGGTCTCGCCGCGATCGCCGTGGCCGGCGGGGCCCCACTGCTCGCGGCCTGCGGGGGCAGCGGGTCGAAGAACGAGGGCACCACGACGGGGAAGAAGCTCAAGGACCTGCTCCCCGCGTACACCGCGTCGGAGCTCGCGAGCCCGGACATCCCCGCCAAGAACGGCTCGGCGGCGGGGTTCACCAAGGCCCTGCCCGCGTCACAGCTGAAGGTGTCGGTGCCTCAGAAGCTCGGCAGGGGAGGCGAGTTCACCGTCATGGCGCCGATCTGGGGGAACGTCCCCAAGCAGGGCAATCCCTACTGGACGGCGATGGACAAGGCGGCCGGTGTCCGGGTCAAGTGGCAGAACCAGCAGGGCGACACGTACGGCCAGAAGCTGGGGGCGGTCCTCGCGTCCAGCGGTGTCCCGGACGCCGTGGTCGTGCCCGGCTGGGAGCTGACCGGCAAGATACCGAGCGCCATCGCCAACAAGTTCGCCGACCTGGGCCCCTACTTGAGCGGCGACAAGATCAAGGAGTACCCGAACCTCGCCGCGATCCCGACCGGCGCCTGGCAGCGCTCCATCTTCGGCGGCAAGCTGCGCGGCCTGCCGATGCCCTCCGCCACCACCCCGAACATCGCGCCGTTCTACCGCACCGACCTCTTCGAGAAGGAAGGACTCGAAGCGCCCACCAGCGCCCAGGAGTTCTTCGACCTGTGCAAGCAGCTCAACGCCCCCAAGAGCAAGGTGTGGGCGTGCGGCGACATGAGCTGGGCGGCCTGGAGCATCTTCGGCGTACTGCCGGAGAAGCCGTACTACTGGAAGCTCGTGGACGGCAAGCTCGTCAACCGCTACGAGACCGACGAGTACCTCGAAGCCCTGGAGTGGTCGCGGGGGCTCTACTCGGCGGGCTTCGTCCACCCCGACGCGAAGGCCGAGACCGGCAGCATCGGCGACCTGTGCGCGGCGGGCAAGGTCTGGATGTACTGCCAGGACCTGTCCGACTGGTACGGCAAGGCGGCCGTGCAGCGTGTGGACAACAAGAAGTTCCGCATGGAGGCGTTCGACTACTTCGCCCCCGACGGCGGCGCACCCACCCTCTACGCACGTCCGCCCGCCGACATCTGGACGTTCATCAGCGAGAAGGCCGACGAGAAGACCGTCCGCGACATCCTCGCTCTCGCCAACTACACGGCGGCTCCTTACGGTTCGAAGGAGCAACGCCTTCGCATGTACGGCGTCGAGGGTGTCCACCACACCTTCAAGGACGGCGTCCTCACCAAGAACGGCAAGGGCAACAACGAGGTCTTCTCGACGTACGAGTACCTCGCGTCGCCCGCGCCCTTCGTCGCCTACCCCGACCTGCCGGACGTCACCGAGGGCATGGTCGAGTGGCAGCAGCGCCAGGGAGCGCACACCAAGAAGCCGCTCTTCCACGGCATGATGATCATCGAGCCGACCCGGTACACCGAACTGAACGCCGAGTTCGAGGACCTGGAGAAGGACATCGTGCGCGGTCGCAAGAAGGTCGGCGACATGCGGCAGGCGGCAGCGGACTGGAAGTCGGGCGGCGGCGACAAGCTGCGCGACTGGTACAAGAAGCTGCTCGACGAGACCGGGGCGACCGGCGACGCGGCGTCCTGA